The stretch of DNA AATAAAAAAGTTTATGAAGAAAAATATGTTCAACCTTACATAAAAAATAAAATTGCTAGCTACAAGAGTGTTGATATTTATGAGTTATCTTCAAGTCAAGAATAAAGAAAAAAAGGAATTAAAACACTGAAAGTCGTTTTCTGAAAACAGAATTATCCACCATTTTAACTTCAACAATATAAATCCCGGAATTAATATTTTTAATATTCAAATTAAACTTATTAGATTTTATTTTTTGATAATAATTTAGGGTTTTACCTTCTAAGCTGATTATTTTTATTTCCGAAATTTGCTTTGTTGGATTGGCAACAATAACAGATGAGTTGGCAGGATTGGGGAATATATTAATTGTGTTTTCTATAACGGAGATTTTCTTAATTGCTGTTACATTTATTATGCTCTCAAAAGCAAGAAGATTTCTGCCTGTAACAATAATTTTTACGTTCCCGGAGTCCTTAAAAGTAATGTCAAAATTTGCATTTCCGAGGGAATCAGTTAAGGCAATTTCCTGAATTGTGATACTGTCGTTTGTGATACAAACAACAGCATTATTTATTTTATTTCCATTAAAGTCGCTAACATTAACTGTGAATTGCTGATGAAATTTGATGCTTTCGGGAAAGCTGACGTTTAGATTTTTTGGGACTTTTGTCCACGGCATAATCGTAGGGTCACCAAGTAACAAAAAGTGTTGCATTGTTTCCTCTGTTTCCGAAGCAGTATTTTCGGGAAAGGCTTCATTCATTTTGAGTTTTCCATACACAAGAGCCTCCCCTAAAGTTTGGGTTTTGTTGCTAACGTAAGACATTAAAGTCTTTTTGCCGAGAGTATCTGAAAGGTAAAAAGGTGTGTCTTCTGTAGCTCCAATAAAAGCGATTGCACCTCTTTTGTAGGAAACACTAAGCCATTTTTCGCTAAAAGACATCAGGTTAGTTAGATCGGCATTGGAACAGGCTACACTTACAATCACAGGTAGTTTGTAAAGGTTTCCAACTTCATTTTCAATAGTATAATTTGTAAAATGTCCTTGAGTGTACCAGCTATTTGCATCTCCATGCCCTATGTAAAACATCCAACTTCTGCCATCACTTAAAGCAGTAAAGATATCATGATTTGTAAATTTTCCTTCTGTTGCTCTGAGGTCGTCAACATAAGAAAAATCTTGATTTTTAAAAAATGAAACTAAATGTTTGCCGTGGTTGTCGTCTAAATGTGCATTACTGGCAGCTATTGTGGCTTTGTC from Bacteroidota bacterium encodes:
- a CDS encoding C25 family cysteine peptidase, whose amino-acid sequence is MNFKTKIISIILLLYVSSSNGQSIISFENSNKIIFTSPILINNKIQTYKGDYSQLLMKNSGTTTEAGFPKLPVFSKFIEIPKNQDVHFEIVAIETESIKNIVPLPYQQPPKRNCKKQKDSFTFNQDFYNGYNCFPEKAFSVSEAKYLGKTKVVELIINPVRFYPKNNSIEIIKKLEISIILKSNLALKSEKAIEEKNPFFNNFILNDFKTEKRSDSINIPEMLIITHDKFYNSILPFVEWKMRKGIKTTIIKTSEIGNNPDAEDIKSVIKTYSLDSTGLTNIEYLLLVGDVDYIPPFYGVRSALNDHDYSTIIGNDFLPDIFVGRFSVNTTDECETYVQKVIQYERYPMNDTDWYDKATIAASNAHLDDNHGKHLVSFFKNQDFSYVDDLRATEGKFTNHDIFTALSDGRSWMFYIGHGDANSWYTQGHFTNYTIENEVGNLYKLPVIVSVACSNADLTNLMSFSEKWLSVSYKRGAIAFIGATEDTPFYLSDTLGKKTLMSYVSNKTQTLGEALVYGKLKMNEAFPENTASETEETMQHFLLLGDPTIMPWTKVPKNLNVSFPESIKFHQQFTVNVSDFNGNKINNAVVCITNDSITIQEIALTDSLGNANFDITFKDSGNVKIIVTGRNLLAFESIINVTAIKKISVIENTINIFPNPANSSVIVANPTKQISEIKIISLEGKTLNYYQKIKSNKFNLNIKNINSGIYIVEVKMVDNSVFRKRLSVF